In the genome of Pseudomonas sp. LBUM920, one region contains:
- a CDS encoding outer membrane assembly lipoprotein YfiO, whose product MRIGFLSPLALALLAGISLPAQASSDDSCYPDWRVSRDTLDPCNNLPFLSPGNDSRANLRLLLADKKAAPLTPNALSEDDLAEGFGPVPFPVYRLVPRGEAEPASTPDTPKTSPLDALLEPLGIKRDDAKAAGDAFLNGEGSRCRSNDDNSAAAFISQVVKADMPAAERNLLVKARLQLLTTCEWTGPVVEPSQDIQSTEGQLFRTYLQAAADFYAGRFTDSGPGFVATQNAASPWLKETALYMTARNALNQAQANTYDEDGVPHLDRVDKPALAEAEKGFDAYLKTHPQGEYSASARGLLRRVYWLADDNEKLAEAFAWQLTQATDEQRNVSVDELVEEADLKLLMVNSDTVKTPMIQLVSDLMVMRGGNQPALSRADLEKQKAAFADEPAFYDYLLAVSALYVEHQPDAALKQLPHSVPSSLNYFAFSQQTLRALALEAKQDWKGAQDLWLQLLPLANLPLQRDQLELALALNYERSGQLAKVFAADSPISAKQVRYILLRNVAGPDLLRQQIAKADDPVERQTAQFVLLYKDLLRGQFATFADDLKQLPTPAPEDKLGTSLGYVYSGGQSLKLFQWNGEKAESGYSCPAIAQTAATLQTDAKNPQALNCFGEFILRNNLDGMPLEQTRAAGSLGSTASQFPGETFSRLNGYKQVIANAKAPKNDKAYALFRAINCYAPAGYNSCGGDDVEPAVRKAWFRQLKSGFADTQWGKSLQYYW is encoded by the coding sequence ATGCGCATCGGTTTTTTGTCACCCCTGGCACTGGCCCTGCTTGCCGGCATTTCCCTACCGGCCCAGGCCAGTTCGGACGACTCGTGTTACCCCGACTGGCGGGTGTCGCGTGACACGTTGGACCCCTGCAACAATCTGCCGTTCCTGAGCCCTGGCAATGACAGCCGGGCCAACCTGCGCTTGTTGCTGGCCGACAAGAAAGCCGCGCCGCTGACGCCCAATGCCTTGAGCGAAGATGACCTGGCAGAAGGTTTTGGCCCGGTGCCGTTCCCGGTGTATCGCCTAGTGCCGCGTGGCGAAGCCGAGCCCGCCAGCACGCCCGACACCCCCAAAACCTCGCCGCTCGATGCACTGCTTGAACCGCTGGGCATCAAGCGCGACGACGCTAAAGCTGCCGGCGATGCGTTCCTCAATGGCGAGGGCAGCCGCTGCCGCAGCAACGACGACAACAGCGCCGCCGCCTTTATCAGCCAAGTGGTCAAAGCCGACATGCCAGCCGCAGAGCGCAATCTGCTGGTGAAGGCGCGCCTGCAATTGCTCACCACCTGTGAATGGACAGGCCCGGTGGTGGAGCCGTCGCAAGATATCCAGTCGACCGAAGGTCAGTTGTTTCGCACGTACCTGCAAGCCGCCGCCGATTTCTACGCAGGTCGTTTCACCGACTCCGGGCCTGGCTTCGTCGCCACCCAGAACGCCGCTTCGCCCTGGCTGAAAGAAACCGCGCTCTACATGACCGCGCGCAACGCACTCAACCAGGCCCAGGCCAACACCTATGACGAAGACGGCGTGCCGCACCTTGACCGTGTGGATAAACCCGCGCTTGCCGAGGCCGAAAAGGGTTTCGATGCTTATCTAAAAACTCATCCACAGGGCGAGTACAGCGCCTCCGCGCGCGGCTTGCTGCGCCGGGTGTACTGGCTGGCGGACGACAACGAAAAACTCGCCGAGGCCTTTGCCTGGCAACTGACTCAGGCTACCGACGAGCAGCGCAATGTGTCGGTGGATGAATTGGTCGAAGAGGCCGACCTCAAGCTGTTGATGGTCAATAGCGACACGGTCAAGACGCCGATGATCCAACTCGTCAGCGACCTGATGGTCATGCGTGGCGGCAACCAGCCGGCCCTCAGCCGCGCAGACCTTGAGAAGCAAAAAGCAGCGTTTGCCGATGAGCCAGCGTTTTACGACTACTTGTTAGCCGTGAGCGCGCTGTACGTCGAGCATCAACCGGATGCCGCCTTGAAGCAGTTGCCGCACAGCGTGCCGTCGAGCCTGAACTACTTCGCCTTCAGCCAACAAACCCTGCGCGCCCTGGCCCTGGAGGCCAAGCAAGACTGGAAAGGCGCACAGGACCTGTGGCTGCAACTGCTGCCGCTGGCCAACTTGCCGCTGCAACGCGACCAGTTGGAGTTGGCCCTGGCACTCAACTATGAACGCAGCGGCCAGCTGGCCAAGGTGTTCGCCGCCGATTCGCCGATCAGCGCCAAGCAAGTGCGTTATATCCTGCTGCGCAACGTCGCCGGGCCTGACTTGCTGCGCCAGCAGATCGCCAAGGCCGACGATCCGGTCGAGCGCCAGACCGCGCAATTCGTGCTGCTTTATAAAGACTTGCTGCGCGGCCAGTTCGCCACCTTCGCCGACGACCTCAAGCAACTGCCAACGCCGGCCCCTGAAGACAAGCTGGGCACCAGCCTGGGCTATGTCTACAGCGGCGGCCAGAGTTTGAAACTGTTCCAGTGGAACGGTGAAAAAGCCGAATCCGGCTACAGCTGCCCGGCCATCGCGCAAACCGCCGCCACCTTGCAAACCGACGCGAAAAACCCGCAAGCCCTGAACTGCTTCGGTGAGTTCATCTTGCGCAATAACCTCGACGGCATGCCTCTGGAGCAGACACGCGCCGCCGGCAGCCTGGGCAGCACCGCGTCGCAATTTCCAGGTGAAACCTTCTCGCGGCTCAACGGCTACAAGCAGGTGATCGCCAACGCCAAGGCGCCGAAGAACGACAAAGCCTACGCACTGTTCCGTGCCATCAACTGCTATGCACCGGCCGGCTACAACAGCTGCGGCGGCGATGACGTTGAACCGGCCGTGCGCAAAGCCTGGTTCCGCCAGCTCAAAAGCGGCTTCGCCGACACCCAATGGGGCAAATCGCTGCAGTACTACTGGTGA
- a CDS encoding glycosyltransferase family 39 protein: MRRSVVEQDDKVGAFHAVNRLSGAWEGAGWLSRLWWVPILALAMAVRFYGLTASAIWGDEASSLLLSEYAMEDLWFHAAHDVHPPLYFFMLRGWIELFGDGIWSIRGMSALPGAAAVGLGIWLTRQLSTRRAAVLAGVLLALFPTAVRYSQEVRMYSLLAVWLLGATLALVYWVRQPERTRYLAVYVVLMAAGFYTHYFTALCVLVHWAYLGVLCRSQAPGQRLIIRPSWWCANALIVALYLPWLPNLLDLTQHIEQLKVGGDIGWEDPVSLISVPSMVWQFMLQDEGIGFWPPLFWLFPLLLIAVVGIAAWRDRERYRPACLLALFFLLPLLLVYGVSFISPVFIERYLTVYALGLPILMALAIDRLPKRLAWLGAALFVLFVGVELLGLKNNATVDAHDQFNVPVEFVNRNYQEDDRIVLSDMLWYLPYVYYDETDAQLQLYTPPKPDGTPTRPNAYGFGTLVDQDGGRIYLDRLSALPADTHRVWLISSTEMPDEFAPIPADWRQLLQQDGGGARARLFVLCRGPEPSQPEGCR, encoded by the coding sequence GTGCGACGGTCTGTGGTAGAGCAAGACGACAAAGTTGGGGCATTTCACGCGGTCAATCGCCTCTCGGGCGCCTGGGAAGGCGCCGGTTGGCTCAGCCGGTTGTGGTGGGTGCCGATTCTGGCGCTGGCCATGGCCGTGCGTTTCTATGGCCTGACCGCTTCGGCGATCTGGGGCGACGAAGCGTCGAGCCTGCTGCTCAGCGAATACGCCATGGAGGACCTGTGGTTTCACGCCGCCCATGATGTGCACCCGCCGCTGTACTTCTTCATGCTGCGCGGTTGGATCGAGCTGTTTGGCGATGGTATCTGGTCGATTCGCGGCATGAGTGCCCTGCCCGGCGCAGCGGCGGTGGGGCTGGGCATCTGGCTCACGCGACAGCTGTCCACGCGTCGTGCGGCGGTGCTGGCCGGTGTGCTGCTGGCGTTGTTTCCGACGGCGGTGCGTTACAGCCAGGAAGTGCGCATGTACTCACTGCTGGCCGTGTGGTTGCTGGGCGCCACGCTGGCGCTGGTGTACTGGGTGCGACAGCCCGAGCGCACGCGTTACCTGGCCGTCTATGTAGTGCTGATGGCTGCCGGGTTCTACACCCACTATTTCACTGCGCTGTGCGTGTTGGTGCACTGGGCGTACCTGGGCGTGTTGTGCCGCTCACAGGCGCCCGGCCAACGCTTGATCATTCGCCCGTCGTGGTGGTGCGCCAATGCGCTCATTGTGGCGTTGTACCTGCCGTGGCTGCCGAACCTGCTGGACCTGACGCAGCACATTGAACAGCTCAAGGTTGGCGGTGATATTGGCTGGGAAGACCCGGTTTCGCTGATTTCCGTGCCGTCGATGGTCTGGCAGTTCATGCTTCAGGATGAAGGCATCGGCTTTTGGCCGCCGCTGTTCTGGCTGTTCCCGCTGCTGCTGATCGCCGTCGTGGGCATCGCGGCCTGGCGTGACCGTGAGCGGTATCGCCCGGCATGCCTGCTGGCGCTGTTTTTTCTGCTGCCGCTGTTGCTGGTGTACGGCGTCTCTTTCATTTCCCCGGTATTTATCGAGCGCTACCTCACGGTCTACGCACTCGGGTTGCCGATCCTGATGGCCCTGGCCATCGACCGCCTGCCCAAACGCCTGGCATGGTTGGGCGCGGCGTTGTTTGTGTTGTTCGTGGGTGTGGAACTGCTGGGGTTGAAGAACAACGCCACCGTGGATGCGCATGATCAATTCAACGTGCCGGTGGAGTTCGTTAACCGCAACTATCAGGAAGACGACCGCATCGTCCTCAGCGATATGCTGTGGTACTTGCCCTACGTTTATTACGACGAAACCGACGCCCAATTGCAGCTCTACACGCCCCCCAAACCCGACGGCACGCCGACCCGGCCGAACGCCTACGGTTTCGGCACGTTGGTGGATCAGGACGGCGGGCGTATTTACCTGGACCGTTTGTCGGCATTACCGGCCGATACGCACCGCGTGTGGCTGATCAGCAGCACCGAAATGCCGGATGAGTTCGCACCGATTCCTGCCGACTGGCGCCAGCTTTTGCAGCAGGACGGCGGCGGGGCACGGGCGCGCTTGTTTGTGCTGTGTCGCGGGCCAGAGCCCTCGCAGCCCGAGGGTTGCCGTTAA
- a CDS encoding MarR family winged helix-turn-helix transcriptional regulator produces the protein MNLSSSMVVGARNWRKICQTTLVSYGISEACAVPLLMIGRLGDGVHQVKVAQASGMESPSLVRLLDQLCSGGYVCRTEDVHDRRAKALSLTERGRELVQAVEAQLVRLRQEVLADIAHSDLEAALRVLRAFEAAGVASP, from the coding sequence ATGAACCTCAGCAGCAGCATGGTGGTGGGCGCCCGCAATTGGCGCAAAATCTGCCAGACCACGCTGGTGAGCTACGGTATTTCCGAAGCCTGCGCCGTGCCCTTGTTGATGATCGGCCGCTTGGGCGACGGTGTGCACCAAGTAAAAGTCGCCCAGGCCTCCGGCATGGAAAGCCCGTCGTTGGTGCGCCTGCTTGACCAGCTGTGCAGCGGCGGCTACGTGTGCCGGACCGAAGACGTGCATGACCGTCGCGCCAAGGCCTTGAGCCTCACCGAGCGCGGCCGCGAGCTGGTGCAAGCGGTGGAAGCGCAGCTGGTGCGCCTGCGTCAGGAAGTGTTGGCGGACATTGCCCACAGCGACCTTGAAGCCGCCCTGCGCGTGCTGCGGGCGTTCGAAGCGGCTGGGGTTGCATCGCCTTGA
- a CDS encoding DUF3142 domain-containing protein — MKHLWLGLLLLASPAFGAVDARDYDAFWLWSGVTPQPVLKQANTLYILQGQINSTRRAPERGVQLIAQGLGIPRLTRGEVWVVYRAHTLHWPEQVYTQLLGQVQRWRDAGNPVVGIQIDFDARTQYLHEYADFLRDLRHRLPADLKLSITGLMDWSSNADPSAIAQLKGVVDEVVVQTYQGRHSIPDYAAYLPRMNRLGLPFKVGLIQGGVWEAPGYLKGNEWFRGYVVFLQNP, encoded by the coding sequence GTGAAGCACCTGTGGCTCGGCTTGCTCCTGCTGGCAAGCCCGGCCTTTGGCGCCGTGGATGCTCGCGACTACGACGCCTTCTGGTTGTGGAGTGGCGTCACCCCGCAACCGGTGCTTAAACAGGCCAACACCCTGTACATCCTGCAAGGCCAGATCAATTCCACCCGCCGCGCCCCCGAGCGCGGCGTGCAACTGATCGCCCAGGGCCTGGGCATACCACGCCTCACCCGGGGCGAAGTCTGGGTGGTCTACCGCGCCCACACCTTGCACTGGCCAGAACAGGTCTACACCCAACTGCTCGGCCAGGTGCAGCGCTGGCGCGACGCGGGCAACCCGGTGGTCGGCATTCAGATCGACTTCGACGCCCGCACTCAATACCTGCACGAATACGCCGACTTCCTGCGCGACCTGCGCCACCGCCTGCCCGCCGACTTGAAGCTGAGCATCACCGGGCTGATGGACTGGAGCAGCAACGCCGACCCAAGCGCCATCGCCCAGCTCAAAGGCGTGGTGGATGAAGTAGTGGTACAAACGTATCAAGGGCGCCACAGCATCCCGGATTACGCCGCGTATTTACCGCGCATGAACCGGCTGGGGCTGCCATTCAAGGTGGGGTTGATTCAGGGTGGGGTGTGGGAGGCGCCGGGGTATTTGAAGGGGAATGAGTGGTTTCGCGGGTATGTGGTTTTTCTGCAGAATCCGTGA
- a CDS encoding DUF2789 domain-containing protein has protein sequence MESPVHSLPSLFKQLGLPDDPVSIEQFVTVHSPLKPELHLADAFFWTASQRAFLREEILDDADWAEVVDQLSVLLRTGR, from the coding sequence ATGGAATCGCCTGTGCACAGCTTGCCGTCACTGTTCAAACAGCTGGGGCTGCCGGATGACCCGGTGAGTATCGAGCAGTTTGTGACGGTTCATTCACCGCTCAAACCTGAGTTGCACCTGGCGGATGCGTTTTTCTGGACGGCCAGTCAGCGAGCATTTTTGCGCGAAGAGATTTTGGATGATGCCGATTGGGCGGAAGTGGTGGATCAGCTGAGTGTGTTGTTGCGCACGGGGCGTTAG
- a CDS encoding LysR family transcriptional regulator, with the protein MQLPDMNLLVALDALLDEGSVVGAARRMNLSPAAMSRTLTRIREAVGDPILVRAGRGLVPTPKALQLQGQVRNVVEQAALLFRSADQVDLSTLRRRFSVRANDFFVGVYGGRLFDTMERMAPQCELCFVPEGDTDDEALREGRLDLRVSNSMPSSPEVKVQNLFSTTFVGLAREDHPLFDEEITAARFASYSHISISRRGIARGPIDTALNALGLERRVAMIAPGFHGAMFMLPDSDLLLPVPKEALLSANRLKLPLRAFQLPISLPTLMLAQFWHPRFDKDPAHKWLRETMRESCHATWLEAQPS; encoded by the coding sequence ATGCAATTACCGGACATGAACCTGTTGGTCGCCCTCGACGCCTTACTTGATGAAGGCAGCGTGGTCGGCGCCGCGCGGCGCATGAACCTCAGCCCGGCGGCCATGAGCCGCACCCTCACGCGTATTCGCGAAGCGGTGGGCGATCCGATCCTGGTGCGCGCCGGGCGTGGCCTGGTGCCGACGCCCAAGGCGCTGCAGTTGCAAGGCCAGGTGCGCAACGTGGTGGAGCAGGCGGCGTTGTTGTTCCGCTCGGCAGACCAGGTTGACCTCAGCACCTTGCGCCGGCGATTCAGCGTGCGTGCCAATGACTTCTTTGTCGGCGTGTATGGCGGTCGGCTGTTCGACACCATGGAACGCATGGCACCGCAGTGCGAGCTGTGTTTCGTGCCTGAAGGCGACACCGACGACGAGGCATTGCGCGAAGGTCGGCTGGACCTGCGGGTGAGTAATTCCATGCCATCCAGCCCCGAAGTGAAGGTGCAGAACCTGTTTTCCACCACCTTTGTGGGCCTTGCGCGCGAGGATCACCCGCTGTTCGACGAAGAAATCACCGCCGCGCGGTTTGCCAGCTACTCCCACATCAGCATTTCGCGACGCGGCATCGCCCGCGGGCCAATCGACACCGCGCTCAATGCCCTGGGCCTGGAGCGCCGCGTGGCCATGATCGCCCCAGGCTTTCATGGCGCGATGTTCATGCTGCCCGATTCCGACCTGCTGCTGCCGGTGCCCAAGGAAGCCCTGCTGAGTGCCAATCGCCTGAAGCTGCCCCTGCGCGCATTCCAGTTGCCGATCTCCCTGCCGACCCTGATGCTGGCCCAATTCTGGCACCCGCGTTTCGACAAAGACCCTGCCCATAAGTGGCTGCGCGAAACCATGCGCGAGAGCTGCCACGCCACCTGGCTGGAAGCCCAACCCAGCTGA
- a CDS encoding efflux transporter outer membrane subunit, translating to MKQFAWLTLSLISLSACTVGPDFQRPQGPHITQWGEPQGRQAASRAVTEPLQERWWDVFHDAQLSALTRRALTDNLDLKLASSRLQQSRAVRQVTTAERYPNVNATGGYQRERNSAKGLNDPSGENGRSAFNQWDMGFSAAWEVDFWGRVKRETEAADATLQVAEDDRRAVLLSVLAETAQDYIQLRGVQNTRAVTEQNLDVARHSLKLSQLRLADGVATDLDVAEAAAQVAAIEARLPDLQQRQDQLINALSLLMGEPPQALHAQLSKDAAVPQTQRQVAIGLPSELAERRPDIRQAEARLHAATATIGVAKGDFYPRITLSGSLGSQALQLSDFGSWGSRAFAFGPQFSLPLFNGGRLQGMLNLREAQQQEAALAYQQTVLRAWHEIDDQLTRYNASQLRRDSLAEAVRQNQIALSTAQQQYVEGVVDFVNVLTVQSALLATQEQWVESSTGVSLAMVGLYKALGGGWESVYPLQTAGR from the coding sequence ATGAAGCAATTTGCCTGGCTCACCTTGAGCCTCATCAGCCTCAGTGCCTGTACCGTTGGCCCGGATTTCCAGCGGCCGCAAGGCCCGCACATCACGCAATGGGGCGAGCCCCAAGGGCGCCAAGCCGCCAGCCGCGCCGTCACCGAGCCTTTGCAGGAGCGTTGGTGGGACGTGTTCCACGACGCGCAACTCTCGGCCCTCACACGCCGTGCGCTCACCGATAACCTCGACCTGAAACTGGCCAGCAGCCGCCTGCAACAAAGCCGCGCCGTGCGTCAGGTAACCACTGCCGAGCGTTATCCCAACGTCAACGCCACCGGTGGTTATCAGCGCGAGCGCAACAGCGCTAAGGGCTTGAATGATCCCTCTGGCGAGAATGGCCGTTCGGCGTTCAACCAATGGGACATGGGCTTCTCTGCCGCTTGGGAAGTGGACTTCTGGGGCCGTGTAAAACGCGAAACCGAAGCCGCCGACGCCACCCTGCAAGTTGCCGAAGACGACCGCCGCGCCGTGCTGTTGTCGGTGCTCGCCGAAACCGCCCAGGACTACATCCAGTTGCGCGGCGTGCAGAACACCCGCGCCGTCACCGAGCAGAACCTCGACGTGGCGCGCCACAGCCTCAAACTCTCGCAACTGCGCCTGGCCGACGGTGTGGCGACCGACCTGGACGTGGCCGAAGCGGCTGCCCAAGTGGCCGCCATCGAAGCGCGCCTGCCGGATTTGCAGCAGCGCCAGGACCAATTGATCAACGCCCTGAGCCTGTTGATGGGCGAGCCGCCACAAGCCCTGCATGCGCAATTGTCCAAGGACGCCGCCGTGCCGCAAACCCAGCGTCAGGTCGCCATCGGTTTGCCGTCCGAGTTGGCTGAACGTCGCCCCGACATCCGCCAGGCCGAAGCGCGCCTGCACGCGGCCACTGCCACTATCGGCGTGGCCAAGGGCGACTTCTACCCGCGCATCACCCTGTCCGGCAGCCTTGGCTCCCAGGCCCTGCAACTGTCGGATTTCGGCTCATGGGGCTCGCGCGCGTTCGCCTTCGGCCCGCAATTCAGCTTGCCGCTGTTCAACGGCGGGCGTCTGCAAGGCATGTTGAACCTGCGTGAAGCGCAGCAACAGGAAGCTGCGCTGGCCTACCAGCAAACCGTGCTGCGCGCCTGGCATGAAATTGACGACCAGCTGACCCGTTACAACGCCAGCCAACTGCGCCGCGACAGCCTCGCCGAAGCGGTGCGCCAGAACCAGATCGCGCTGAGCACCGCGCAGCAGCAGTACGTCGAAGGCGTGGTGGATTTCGTCAATGTGCTCACGGTGCAAAGCGCGCTGCTGGCCACGCAGGAACAATGGGTTGAAAGCTCCACCGGCGTGTCGCTGGCCATGGTTGGGTTGTATAAGGCGTTGGGTGGCGGTTGGGAGTCGGTGTATCCATTGCAAACCGCTGGGCGATAA
- a CDS encoding TonB family protein, translating into MRCFVLAAALLFSTSVFAEFTPDAVAMPKPLYPSGLISTQGHARISLKIHSDGTVSDVKALSATQPAFGEAAVAAATLWRFKPWTVSADRPAVLEAHNDMIFTPEPPSPKTVQLTFTQTLFQPCSALTAEVSQFRRDYPARPLIDIKSFAITRVAVMFPALSGKSDYKQGLAKADELEKALPDIVRQCQAHPKAAYADYLPRTFKRYL; encoded by the coding sequence ATGCGGTGTTTTGTACTGGCGGCGGCCTTGTTGTTCTCGACCTCGGTGTTTGCCGAATTTACGCCCGACGCGGTGGCCATGCCCAAGCCGCTTTATCCCTCTGGCCTGATCAGCACCCAGGGGCATGCGCGCATCAGCTTGAAGATTCACAGCGACGGCACGGTCAGTGATGTAAAGGCGCTCTCCGCCACCCAGCCGGCCTTTGGCGAAGCTGCCGTGGCCGCGGCGACGCTGTGGCGTTTCAAGCCCTGGACGGTCAGTGCCGACCGCCCAGCGGTGCTTGAGGCGCATAACGACATGATCTTCACGCCTGAACCGCCCAGCCCCAAAACGGTTCAACTGACGTTTACGCAAACTCTGTTTCAACCCTGCAGCGCGTTGACCGCAGAAGTCAGCCAGTTCCGTCGCGATTACCCCGCGCGCCCGCTGATCGATATCAAGAGCTTTGCCATCACCCGCGTTGCGGTGATGTTCCCCGCGCTCAGCGGTAAAAGTGACTACAAACAAGGCCTGGCCAAGGCCGACGAACTGGAAAAAGCCCTGCCAGACATCGTGCGCCAGTGCCAGGCTCACCCCAAGGCTGCCTACGCGGACTACTTGCCGCGCACCTTCAAGCGTTACCTGTAA
- a CDS encoding MFS transporter, with the protein MTSLAAPALQAAAKPTALNPPVFGPRIIIGLVGVLLAVLVSGLNEMVTKVALADIRGALYIGFDEGTWLVAAYTATSVAAMAFAPWCSVTFSLRRFTLCAIALFTVLGILCPFAPNYETLLVLRTVQGLAGGALPPMLMTVALRFLPANVKLYGLAGYALTATFGPSLGTPLAALWTEYVGWQWAFWQIVAPCLLAMAAVAYGLPQDPVRLERFKQFNWRGLLLGFPAICMLVIGLLQGNRLDWFESGLITFLLSGGTLLLVLFLINEWSQPIPFFKLQMLGLRNLAFALIVLAGVLMVLTSVIIIPSSFLAQVQGYRPLQTAPVMLLMALPQLIALPLVAALCNLRWVDCRWVLGIGLSMLVLCCVGSSHLTSEWIRDDFYGLYLLQIFGQPMAVLPLLMLSTGSIQPMDGPFASAWFNTVKGLAAVVATAVLDVLTTQRLHFHSTMLVDRLGNSPLADGDAPGLAHRLHEQAVVLTSSDLYYVMAAVAVALILLIFWMPTRIFPPRAPT; encoded by the coding sequence ATGACCTCCCTCGCTGCCCCCGCCCTCCAGGCTGCAGCCAAACCCACTGCGCTCAACCCGCCCGTGTTCGGCCCGCGCATCATCATTGGCTTGGTCGGCGTCTTGCTGGCGGTGCTGGTGTCCGGTCTCAACGAGATGGTCACCAAAGTCGCCCTCGCCGATATCCGTGGTGCGCTGTACATCGGTTTTGACGAAGGCACCTGGCTGGTCGCGGCGTACACGGCGACCTCCGTGGCGGCCATGGCTTTCGCGCCCTGGTGTTCGGTGACGTTTTCCCTGCGCCGCTTCACGCTGTGTGCCATCGCTTTGTTCACCGTGCTGGGCATCCTGTGCCCGTTTGCGCCGAACTACGAAACCCTGCTGGTGCTGCGCACCGTGCAAGGCCTGGCCGGTGGCGCGTTGCCGCCGATGCTGATGACCGTGGCGCTGCGTTTCCTGCCGGCCAACGTCAAGCTGTATGGCCTGGCGGGTTACGCACTCACCGCCACGTTCGGCCCAAGCCTGGGCACGCCGTTGGCGGCGCTGTGGACCGAGTACGTCGGCTGGCAATGGGCGTTCTGGCAGATCGTCGCGCCGTGCCTGCTGGCGATGGCCGCCGTGGCCTACGGCTTGCCACAAGACCCGGTGCGCCTGGAGCGCTTCAAGCAGTTCAACTGGCGCGGCTTGCTGCTGGGTTTCCCGGCGATCTGCATGCTGGTGATTGGCTTGTTGCAGGGCAATCGCCTGGACTGGTTCGAGTCCGGCCTGATTACCTTCCTGCTCAGCGGCGGCACGCTGTTGCTGGTGCTGTTTCTGATCAATGAATGGTCGCAGCCGATTCCGTTCTTCAAGTTGCAGATGCTCGGCCTGCGCAACCTGGCGTTTGCCTTGATCGTGCTGGCAGGCGTGCTGATGGTGCTGACGTCGGTCATCATCATCCCGTCGAGTTTCCTCGCCCAGGTTCAGGGTTACCGGCCGCTGCAAACGGCGCCGGTGATGTTGCTGATGGCGTTACCGCAGTTGATTGCGCTGCCGTTGGTGGCGGCGCTGTGCAACCTGCGCTGGGTCGATTGCCGCTGGGTCCTGGGGATTGGCTTGAGCATGCTGGTGCTGTGCTGTGTGGGCAGCTCGCACCTGACGTCGGAGTGGATCCGGGATGATTTTTACGGCCTCTACCTGCTGCAAATCTTTGGTCAGCCCATGGCCGTTCTGCCGCTGCTGATGCTCTCCACTGGCAGCATCCAACCGATGGACGGGCCATTCGCCTCGGCGTGGTTCAACACCGTCAAAGGCCTGGCCGCCGTGGTCGCCACCGCCGTGCTGGATGTGCTGACCACCCAGCGTCTGCACTTTCACTCGACCATGTTGGTGGACCGCCTGGGCAACTCGCCCCTGGCCGACGGCGACGCGCCGGGCCTGGCGCACCGCCTGCACGAGCAGGCCGTGGTGCTGACTTCTTCGGACCTTTATTACGTCATGGCAGCCGTCGCGGTGGCGTTGATTCTGCTGATTTTCTGGATGCCGACGCGGATTTTTCCACCGCGCGCACCGACCTAG
- a CDS encoding HlyD family secretion protein, producing the protein MKRKDKIAVAVIAVFAVGVLVYLVAPGLLGSKRQTTNDAFVAADFTLVAPRVAGFIKEVLVEDNQRVKAGQLLALIDDRDFRAAAQAADADTLVAQAQLKNATATLERQSSVIAQAQATVAADRAEVAFAEHEQNRYNHLAGVGAGTVQNAQQAKTRIDQATARLANATAVLAAERKQVEILTAQRDAAEGGLKRAQAALEMASYQLSYTRIVAPVDGMVGERAVRVGAYVTPGSKILAVVPLAEAYVVANFQETQLWHMHAGQAVQVRVDSLDGELLKGHLESLAPATGVTFASVKPDNATGNFTKVVQRIPVKIVLEPNQPLTERLRVGMSVEASVDTQPVAQPREVAQQ; encoded by the coding sequence ATGAAACGCAAAGACAAAATTGCCGTCGCCGTTATTGCTGTATTTGCCGTCGGTGTACTGGTTTATCTGGTTGCGCCCGGCCTGTTGGGCAGCAAGCGCCAGACCACCAACGACGCCTTCGTTGCCGCCGACTTCACCTTGGTGGCGCCGCGCGTGGCCGGTTTTATCAAGGAAGTGCTGGTGGAAGACAACCAGCGCGTCAAGGCCGGCCAGCTGTTGGCGTTGATCGATGACCGCGATTTTCGCGCCGCCGCCCAGGCGGCCGATGCCGACACGCTCGTCGCCCAGGCCCAACTGAAAAACGCCACCGCGACCCTCGAACGCCAAAGCTCGGTGATCGCCCAGGCCCAGGCCACCGTAGCGGCGGACCGTGCCGAAGTGGCTTTTGCCGAACACGAACAGAACCGCTACAACCACCTCGCCGGTGTAGGCGCGGGCACCGTGCAGAACGCCCAGCAAGCCAAGACCCGCATCGACCAGGCCACCGCGCGCCTGGCTAATGCCACGGCGGTGCTGGCGGCAGAGCGCAAGCAGGTGGAAATCCTCACCGCCCAGCGCGATGCCGCCGAAGGTGGACTCAAGCGTGCTCAGGCAGCGCTCGAAATGGCCAGCTATCAACTCTCTTACACGCGCATCGTCGCGCCGGTGGATGGCATGGTCGGTGAGCGCGCGGTACGGGTGGGCGCCTATGTCACGCCGGGCAGCAAGATCCTCGCCGTGGTGCCCTTGGCCGAGGCCTATGTGGTGGCCAACTTCCAGGAAACCCAGTTGTGGCATATGCACGCCGGCCAAGCCGTGCAGGTGCGCGTCGACAGCCTCGACGGCGAACTGCTCAAGGGGCATCTGGAAAGCCTCGCACCCGCCACGGGCGTGACGTTCGCCTCGGTCAAGCCCGACAACGCCACCGGCAATTTCACCAAGGTGGTGCAACGCATTCCGGTGAAAATCGTGCTCGAACCCAATCAACCACTGACCGAGCGCTTGCGTGTCGGCATGTCGGTGGAGGCCAGCGTCGACACCCAGCCTGTCGCGCAGCCGCGTGAGGTGGCCCAGCAATGA